A genome region from Alkalimarinus coralli includes the following:
- the epmA gene encoding elongation factor P--(R)-beta-lysine ligase — MSWQPSCQLAALKLRARILSETRQFFSERGVLEVDTPLLSSATVTDLHLASIAATVDLPNHKSPLQMYLQTSPEFAMKRLLASGSGPIYQTSKSFRNGESGKRHNPEFTMLEWYRPGFDLAALMDEVAEFISSVAGLQTPDVMTYQQAFEAHLGINPHRVDDDVLHQLAKEKTGITGDSLSRDDYLDLLLSHCIEAHLGHDRPVFMTEYPASQASLAKVKEINGVLLAQRFELYVNGLELANGYDELVDGEEQLRRFESDNNERQINGLPEVAIDYRLVDALKAGLPECSGVALGLDRLQMVMQGASSIGEVIAFPVERA; from the coding sequence GTGAGCTGGCAGCCTAGTTGTCAGCTCGCAGCTTTGAAACTGCGAGCCAGGATACTGTCTGAAACCAGGCAGTTTTTCTCTGAAAGAGGGGTGTTGGAAGTCGATACACCACTTTTATCGTCTGCTACGGTGACTGATTTGCACCTTGCCAGTATTGCTGCAACGGTTGACCTCCCCAATCATAAATCTCCACTGCAAATGTACTTGCAGACCTCTCCTGAGTTTGCCATGAAAAGGCTTTTGGCCTCCGGCTCAGGGCCGATTTATCAAACCTCAAAATCATTCAGGAACGGTGAGTCCGGAAAGCGGCACAACCCGGAATTTACCATGCTGGAATGGTATCGGCCGGGCTTTGATCTGGCGGCGCTGATGGACGAGGTTGCAGAGTTTATATCGAGCGTCGCTGGTTTGCAGACGCCTGATGTTATGACCTATCAACAGGCGTTTGAAGCGCATTTAGGTATTAACCCTCATCGTGTTGATGATGACGTGCTCCACCAACTGGCAAAGGAAAAGACCGGGATAACCGGTGACAGTTTATCTCGGGACGATTACCTTGACCTGCTATTATCTCATTGTATTGAAGCACATTTGGGCCATGACAGACCTGTTTTTATGACTGAGTACCCTGCAAGCCAGGCTTCGCTGGCCAAAGTGAAAGAGATAAACGGCGTATTGCTTGCCCAGAGGTTTGAGTTGTATGTAAATGGCTTGGAGTTGGCGAATGGTTATGATGAACTGGTTGATGGGGAAGAGCAGTTGCGTCGTTTTGAGTCTGACAATAATGAGCGGCAGATAAATGGGTTGCCAGAGGTCGCCATTGATTACCGTCTTGTTGATGCCCTGAAGGCTGGGTTGCCCGAATGCTCTGGGGTCGCACTTGGGCTTGATCGCCTGCAAATGGTTATGCAGGGAGCGTCCTCTATTGGTGAAGTGATCGCGTTTCCGGTTGAGCGGGCCTAA
- the dinB gene encoding DNA polymerase IV: MRKIVHCDCDCFYAAVEMRDNPQLRGKALAVGGSPTSRGVIATCSYEARQYGVRSAMSSAKAAQLCPDLIFLKPDIPKYQAVSRQIHEIFRQYTALIEPLSLDEAYLDVTDSPYCSGSATLIAKEIRAKVREQLGITISAGVAPNKFLAKVASDWNKPDGIFVIRPADVAAFVTQLNVSKINGVGKVTEAKLNRMGIETCGDLQAYSEAELVKTFGRYGTRLFAVSRGVDNRPVQTSRERKSISVEHTFSDDLVGIDSIVERLPVLMDELRGRCRRKLDGQRFVTKRFVKVKFFDFKQTTLEQKTGAIAEEWDSVDAYRVLLEAAWGREGKPVRLLGVGVRLNDGDSISTGQLPLL; this comes from the coding sequence ATACGAAAGATAGTTCACTGCGACTGTGATTGTTTTTATGCTGCCGTTGAGATGCGAGACAATCCTCAGCTCAGAGGCAAGGCGCTTGCTGTCGGAGGTTCTCCAACCTCCCGAGGGGTGATTGCAACCTGTAGCTATGAAGCCAGGCAGTATGGTGTTCGATCTGCAATGTCATCAGCCAAGGCCGCGCAACTCTGTCCGGACTTGATCTTTTTGAAGCCCGACATTCCAAAATATCAGGCTGTTTCCAGGCAGATTCATGAAATTTTCAGACAATACACCGCTTTGATAGAGCCTTTATCGCTCGACGAGGCATATCTTGATGTGACTGATAGCCCATACTGCTCAGGCAGTGCCACGCTTATAGCCAAAGAGATCAGGGCAAAAGTGCGTGAGCAACTCGGTATTACCATATCAGCCGGAGTGGCCCCCAATAAATTTCTCGCTAAAGTGGCTAGTGACTGGAATAAACCTGATGGTATTTTTGTTATTCGACCCGCTGATGTTGCGGCGTTTGTTACTCAATTAAATGTTTCAAAGATCAATGGGGTGGGTAAAGTAACAGAAGCCAAACTTAATCGTATGGGGATTGAGACTTGCGGTGACTTGCAAGCATATAGCGAGGCAGAGTTGGTGAAAACGTTTGGTCGATACGGCACTCGTTTGTTTGCGGTCTCAAGAGGGGTAGACAACCGCCCGGTTCAGACTTCGCGAGAGAGAAAATCTATTTCCGTAGAGCATACGTTTTCAGATGACCTTGTGGGTATCGACTCGATTGTCGAACGGCTTCCTGTGCTAATGGATGAGTTAAGAGGGCGATGCAGGCGCAAACTTGATGGGCAACGGTTTGTTACCAAACGGTTTGTAAAAGTGAAATTTTTCGACTTTAAACAAACAACGCTGGAGCAAAAGACCGGTGCCATTGCTGAAGAGTGGGACTCTGTTGATGCATACCGGGTGCTGCTTGAAGCCGCTTGGGGGCGAGAGGGGAAACCAGTTCGGCTTTTGGGTGTGGGGGTGCGGCTCAATGATGGTGACTCAATTAGTACCGGGCAGTTACCGCTGCTGTGA
- the parC gene encoding DNA topoisomerase IV subunit A, with the protein MTTIIDQLDEGVERVSLKEYTEKAYLDYSMYVILDRALPHIGDGLKPVQRRIVYAMSELGLKSTAKYKKSARTVGDVLGKFHPHGDSACYEAMVLMAQPFSYRYPLVDGQGNWGAPDDPKSFAAMRYTESRLAHYSESLLSELGQGTVDWVPNFDGTMEEPATLPARLPNLLLNGTTGIAVGMATDIPPHNLREVAAACVRLLEEPAATTEQLLEHVKGPDFPTGAEVITPQEELRKIYETGRGSLRMRAVYTQDGGDIIVTELPHQVSGAKVLEQIASQMQAKKLPMVADLRDESDHENPTRLVIVPKSNRTDVDALMAHLFSSTDLERTYRVNINVIGIDGRPAVKGLVTVLSEWLRYRTDTVRRRLEYRLDKVLKRLHLLEGLLTAFLNIDEVIHIIRTEDEPKAVLMQRFDLTDIQADYILDTKLRQLARLEEMKIRGEQDELEKERIYLEKILGSAQRLKTLVKKELIADAETFGDDRRSPIVARAEAKAFSETDLISSEPVTVVLSDKGWVRSAKGHDIDPAGLSYKAGDSYALSAKGRSNEGVVFLDSTGRAYTLPAHSLPSARGQGEPLTGRINPPSGATFKGVVMGKPDNKLLMMTDAGYGFVTSVADLQSKNKAGKAAISLPKGAEVMMPVPVDDSATQYLVAVSNEGRMLVFPVRDLPELSKGKGNKIISIPSARVQSREELMALVTVFGEEDRLIIHSGKRHLKLRFSDLEHYLGERGRRGHKLPRGLQKVDRIEVVSSQQESSDDSGDGE; encoded by the coding sequence ATGACAACGATTATTGATCAATTGGATGAAGGTGTTGAACGGGTATCACTCAAAGAGTATACCGAAAAAGCATATCTCGACTATTCGATGTATGTCATTCTTGATCGGGCATTGCCTCATATCGGAGACGGGCTAAAGCCCGTGCAACGTCGCATTGTTTATGCGATGTCAGAGCTGGGTCTGAAGTCTACTGCCAAGTATAAGAAATCTGCAAGAACGGTGGGTGATGTGCTGGGTAAATTTCACCCTCATGGTGATAGTGCCTGCTATGAGGCAATGGTGCTAATGGCACAGCCATTCTCCTACCGCTACCCGTTAGTTGATGGTCAGGGTAACTGGGGGGCACCGGATGACCCTAAATCATTTGCAGCCATGCGTTATACCGAATCCAGACTGGCTCACTACTCAGAGTCGTTGTTGAGTGAGCTCGGCCAGGGCACCGTTGATTGGGTGCCTAACTTTGATGGTACGATGGAGGAACCGGCAACACTACCGGCTCGTCTGCCTAACCTGCTATTAAATGGCACGACGGGAATTGCAGTGGGGATGGCGACGGATATTCCCCCACACAATCTGAGAGAAGTGGCCGCTGCCTGCGTGCGTTTGCTGGAGGAGCCTGCTGCAACCACGGAGCAATTGTTAGAGCACGTTAAGGGGCCGGACTTTCCTACTGGGGCAGAAGTGATAACCCCGCAGGAAGAGTTGCGAAAAATATATGAAACAGGCCGTGGCTCGTTGCGGATGAGGGCGGTATATACACAAGACGGTGGCGATATTATTGTTACTGAGCTGCCTCATCAGGTTTCTGGCGCTAAGGTGCTTGAACAGATTGCGTCTCAAATGCAGGCCAAAAAGCTCCCGATGGTGGCTGATTTAAGGGATGAGTCTGACCATGAGAACCCTACACGACTCGTTATTGTGCCGAAATCGAATCGAACCGATGTTGATGCGCTGATGGCCCATCTGTTTTCAAGCACAGACCTTGAAAGAACCTATCGTGTTAACATTAACGTTATTGGTATTGATGGCCGCCCGGCCGTTAAAGGCCTTGTCACAGTACTTTCGGAATGGCTTCGTTATCGTACTGATACGGTGAGAAGGCGACTTGAATATCGTCTTGACAAGGTTCTGAAGCGGTTGCACCTTTTGGAAGGTTTGCTGACTGCGTTTCTCAATATCGATGAAGTTATACATATCATTCGCACGGAAGATGAGCCCAAAGCAGTTCTGATGCAGCGCTTTGATCTGACTGATATTCAAGCAGACTACATTCTCGATACCAAGTTGCGGCAGTTAGCGCGACTTGAAGAGATGAAAATTCGAGGCGAGCAGGACGAGCTTGAAAAAGAGCGAATTTATTTAGAGAAAATATTAGGGTCTGCACAACGGTTAAAAACGCTGGTTAAAAAAGAGTTGATTGCCGATGCAGAAACGTTTGGTGATGACCGCCGTTCCCCGATTGTCGCCAGAGCTGAAGCGAAGGCATTTTCTGAAACGGATTTGATCTCGTCTGAACCCGTGACTGTCGTGCTGTCTGACAAAGGCTGGGTAAGGTCTGCAAAAGGGCATGATATTGACCCGGCCGGACTGAGCTATAAAGCAGGGGATAGCTATGCCCTGTCTGCCAAGGGGCGTAGCAACGAAGGGGTTGTGTTTTTAGACTCAACGGGCCGAGCTTATACACTCCCCGCACATAGCTTGCCTTCTGCAAGAGGTCAGGGAGAACCCCTGACCGGGCGTATTAACCCCCCGTCTGGTGCAACCTTTAAAGGGGTTGTGATGGGCAAGCCAGATAATAAATTGTTGATGATGACGGATGCGGGTTATGGCTTCGTCACCAGTGTTGCCGACCTGCAAAGCAAAAATAAGGCGGGTAAGGCCGCTATAAGTCTGCCAAAAGGTGCAGAAGTGATGATGCCGGTGCCCGTTGATGACAGTGCCACGCAGTATCTGGTGGCTGTGAGTAATGAAGGCAGGATGTTGGTTTTCCCTGTAAGGGATCTGCCAGAGTTATCCAAGGGTAAGGGAAATAAAATTATTAGCATCCCTTCTGCCAGAGTGCAGAGTCGAGAGGAGCTAATGGCGCTGGTTACGGTGTTTGGTGAGGAAGACCGTTTGATTATCCATTCAGGCAAGCGCCACTTGAAACTGCGCTTTAGTGATTTGGAACACTATCTGGGAGAAAGAGGGCGAAGGGGGCACAAGCTGCCGAGAGGCTTGCAGAAAGTTGACCGCATAGAGGTCGTTTCAAGCCAACAAGAAAGCTCGGATGACAGCGGTGATGGCGAGTAA
- the efp gene encoding elongation factor P, which produces MANYSTNEFKSGVKVMLEGDPCAMLEVEFVKPGKGQAFSRVKLRNLRTGRVWERTFKSGETLEGADVIELDMEYLYSDGEFWHFMLTDGSFEQHGADETAVGDAKKWLKEQVVYTVTLYNGAPLTVTAPNFVDLEVVETDPGLKGDTAQGGTKPATLSTGAVVNVPLFVNIGEVLKIDTRTAEYVSRAKG; this is translated from the coding sequence ATGGCCAACTATTCTACCAATGAATTCAAATCAGGTGTTAAAGTTATGCTCGAAGGCGACCCGTGCGCCATGCTTGAAGTTGAGTTCGTAAAGCCCGGTAAAGGGCAGGCCTTTAGCCGAGTTAAGTTGAGAAACCTTAGAACTGGGCGAGTTTGGGAGCGTACCTTTAAATCAGGTGAGACGCTGGAAGGGGCTGATGTTATTGAGCTGGATATGGAATATCTGTATAGCGATGGAGAGTTTTGGCACTTCATGTTAACAGATGGTTCATTTGAGCAGCACGGCGCTGATGAAACGGCTGTTGGTGATGCTAAAAAATGGCTCAAAGAACAGGTTGTTTATACCGTCACGTTGTATAACGGGGCACCATTGACGGTTACCGCACCTAATTTTGTTGACCTTGAAGTGGTAGAAACAGACCCAGGCCTTAAAGGGGATACCGCTCAAGGTGGAACTAAACCCGCTACATTGTCGACTGGCGCGGTTGTCAATGTACCTCTCTTTGTTAATATCGGCGAAGTTCTTAAAATTGATACACGAACGGCTGAATACGTTAGTCGGGCAAAAGGCTAA
- the asd gene encoding archaetidylserine decarboxylase (Phosphatidylserine decarboxylase is synthesized as a single chain precursor. Generation of the pyruvoyl active site from a Ser is coupled to cleavage of a Gly-Ser bond between the larger (beta) and smaller (alpha chains). It is an integral membrane protein.): protein MLDNLFVLSQYLTPQHTLSRTVGMLADCKQPQIKDAFIKWFIKRYNVNMTEAAKENPSDYPCFNDFFTRELKPGLRPIVEDNTQVCCPVDGAISQLGDIVHGQIFQAKGQQFSLIDLLGGDIARAKPFMGGKFATIYLSPKDYHRIHMPLSGTLREMIYVPGKLFSVNPVTAENVPGLFARNERLVAIFDTEHGPMAMVLVGAMIVAAIETVWSGQVAPPVRALKVTEYPAEPSNPIHLNKGDEMGRFKLGSTVVLAFPENMAEFTDELVAGSGVRMGQPFASLQTQKP, encoded by the coding sequence ATGCTCGATAACTTATTTGTTCTTAGCCAGTATTTAACACCTCAGCACACGCTTTCAAGAACGGTCGGCATGCTAGCAGACTGCAAGCAGCCACAAATCAAAGATGCCTTTATAAAGTGGTTTATAAAACGATATAACGTCAATATGACTGAGGCTGCCAAAGAAAACCCCAGTGACTATCCATGCTTTAACGACTTTTTTACCCGTGAATTGAAGCCAGGCTTACGCCCGATTGTTGAAGATAACACCCAGGTGTGCTGCCCGGTGGATGGTGCAATCAGCCAGCTGGGAGATATTGTCCACGGCCAGATATTCCAGGCTAAAGGTCAACAATTTAGCCTAATCGATCTGCTTGGGGGAGACATAGCCCGGGCAAAGCCTTTTATGGGCGGAAAATTTGCAACCATCTACCTCTCACCTAAAGATTATCACCGTATACATATGCCATTGTCGGGTACCTTGAGAGAGATGATCTACGTTCCAGGGAAGTTATTCTCTGTGAATCCGGTTACCGCAGAAAACGTACCAGGGCTGTTTGCCCGAAATGAGCGTCTGGTGGCCATTTTTGATACTGAGCACGGCCCTATGGCCATGGTGTTAGTCGGAGCGATGATTGTTGCAGCGATTGAAACAGTCTGGTCAGGCCAGGTTGCGCCTCCGGTTAGAGCGCTCAAAGTCACCGAGTACCCTGCAGAGCCCTCTAACCCGATACATCTCAACAAAGGTGATGAAATGGGTCGCTTTAAGTTAGGGTCAACTGTCGTGTTAGCATTCCCGGAAAATATGGCAGAATTTACAGACGAGTTAGTCGCAGGTTCCGGGGTTCGAATGGGTCAACCATTTGCCAGCCTGCAGACTCAAAAGCCTTAA
- the epmB gene encoding EF-P beta-lysylation protein EpmB, whose product MIPRTLDAVEVPSWKEVLSNAISSPKTLSERLGIPLSSISGKANEDFKLFVPEPYLHRIEKGNANDPLLKQVLPAHQETVSPTHYSADPLAEDTYNSVPGLIHKYKSRVLLVSGSTCAINCRYCFRRHFPYSDNRLSKEQWSVALEYIRHHTELNEVIMSGGDPLVNNDKQLHWLSTEISKIPHIKRLRIHTRLPVVIPQRVDEPFITWLSNISLQKVMVLHINHPNEIDEQVKHAIKAIKDTGTLVLNQSVILAGINDCSQTLIKLSEDLFEAGALPYYLHRLDKIKGAAHFDLKQSRINEIYTNMLASLPGYLVPKLVAEIPHKPSKTPLDLFLE is encoded by the coding sequence ATGATACCGCGAACCCTTGATGCTGTCGAAGTTCCTAGCTGGAAAGAGGTGCTTTCTAACGCAATTTCATCACCAAAGACGTTATCGGAGCGGTTAGGCATTCCCCTTTCCAGCATTTCAGGGAAAGCAAATGAGGACTTTAAACTGTTTGTTCCCGAGCCCTATCTGCATAGGATCGAGAAAGGCAACGCAAACGACCCTTTATTAAAACAAGTCTTACCCGCCCATCAAGAAACCGTCTCGCCAACTCACTATTCGGCAGACCCACTGGCAGAAGACACTTATAACTCGGTTCCAGGCCTGATTCATAAATACAAAAGCCGAGTACTGCTGGTTTCGGGGTCAACTTGCGCTATCAACTGCCGTTATTGCTTCCGCAGACATTTTCCGTATTCGGACAACCGCCTCTCAAAGGAGCAATGGTCTGTCGCGCTCGAATATATTCGCCACCACACAGAACTGAATGAAGTCATCATGAGCGGAGGCGACCCGCTGGTTAACAATGATAAGCAACTGCACTGGCTATCAACAGAGATCAGTAAAATTCCGCATATCAAGCGACTGAGAATTCACACTCGCCTGCCCGTTGTCATTCCTCAAAGAGTTGATGAGCCGTTCATTACCTGGCTTTCAAATATTTCGCTGCAAAAAGTGATGGTGCTACATATCAACCACCCCAATGAAATTGATGAACAGGTTAAACACGCAATAAAAGCAATCAAAGACACGGGCACTCTGGTTCTAAATCAATCTGTTATATTGGCAGGCATCAATGACTGTAGCCAAACACTGATTAAACTCAGTGAAGACCTCTTTGAAGCTGGCGCCCTTCCCTACTATTTGCACCGCCTCGATAAAATTAAAGGTGCAGCCCACTTCGACCTTAAACAGAGCCGGATAAATGAGATTTATACCAATATGCTAGCATCACTGCCGGGCTATCTGGTGCCAAAGCTGGTAGCCGAAATCCCCCACAAACCTTCTAAAACTCCATTGGATCTATTTTTGGAATAA
- a CDS encoding EAL domain-containing response regulator, with protein sequence MRKKNETVHLLVLDQSQNDAEEMVSLLRNSGKATRAHRVTSEEDLLESLKEHSWDLFLAREEETEFNALASLSHIKRLDKDIPFIVLNDSLNDEAIVSYMKAGAQDVIPFTDRKHLILAINRELNNLYERRNRRSIEVHLREAEKRCQLLLDSSKDAIAYINDGMHIYANSSYMDFLGYDDIDELICIPVLDTLTPDSQDEFKEVTKLYSEGEQEQKQITCVSRRSDDSEVKVNMSFSVATYDSEPCTQIVIRPEQDSAELEEKLKEISSQDLLTGLYNRQYLMEKLNDAIELAVSKGQSGALYYIALDSFIQIKSNVGIAGADLVLSDIANVLREQTEESWTLARISDDAYGLLAMSQDDAEAQATAEKIRHAVEQHMSDVSGRTVQVTTSVGVALINENAPKAQDLLGRSHSASDDVRQEEGKESGNGVLVYTPKIAVDDEGGTTVSSLQKALDDNRFKLLFQPIISLRGESEEHYEAFLRMLDNEGNEVSPYDFLPPSGPSEMASKIDRWVILQTIKHLSSHRSKGHQTKLVLNLTAETIQDQTFMPWLSVALKAARLPGDSLIFQFNESDAITYLKQAKDFAKGLRELHCKISISRFGCALNPFNMLKHVETDYVKLDGSFTDEIQKDEETREQVKEMIKALQAQGKLTIVPLVENASILSTLWQAGVNYIQGYYLQPPAAEMNYDFSEE encoded by the coding sequence ATGCGAAAGAAAAATGAAACAGTCCACCTTCTGGTTCTGGATCAATCACAAAATGATGCAGAAGAGATGGTCAGCTTACTGAGAAACTCGGGCAAAGCAACCAGAGCTCATAGAGTCACGTCAGAAGAAGACTTGCTGGAATCACTCAAAGAGCATTCATGGGATCTATTTCTTGCCCGGGAAGAGGAAACTGAGTTTAATGCGCTGGCCTCTCTTTCCCATATCAAGCGTCTGGACAAAGACATTCCGTTCATTGTTTTGAACGACTCGCTAAACGACGAAGCCATCGTCAGTTACATGAAAGCCGGTGCACAGGATGTTATCCCGTTTACAGATAGAAAACACCTTATCCTGGCCATCAATCGCGAACTCAATAATCTGTATGAGCGACGAAACCGCCGCTCGATTGAAGTGCACCTCAGAGAGGCAGAAAAGCGCTGTCAACTGCTGCTGGACAGCTCAAAAGACGCTATTGCATATATCAATGATGGTATGCACATCTATGCCAACAGCTCATATATGGACTTCCTCGGGTACGACGACATCGATGAGCTGATATGTATTCCGGTGCTAGATACGTTAACACCTGATAGCCAGGACGAGTTTAAAGAAGTCACCAAACTCTACAGCGAAGGTGAGCAAGAACAAAAGCAGATTACTTGTGTAAGCCGAAGAAGCGACGACTCTGAAGTCAAGGTCAATATGTCGTTCTCTGTCGCTACCTATGACAGTGAGCCATGCACGCAGATAGTTATCAGACCAGAGCAAGACAGTGCCGAACTGGAAGAAAAACTGAAAGAGATCAGCAGTCAGGACTTGCTGACAGGGCTTTATAACCGCCAATACCTGATGGAAAAGCTAAACGATGCCATTGAGCTAGCGGTATCCAAGGGGCAATCAGGCGCGCTCTACTACATTGCCCTCGATAGTTTTATCCAGATCAAATCCAATGTCGGTATCGCTGGTGCCGATTTAGTATTAAGCGATATCGCTAACGTACTGCGAGAGCAAACGGAGGAATCATGGACGCTGGCACGAATCAGTGACGACGCCTATGGCCTGCTGGCAATGTCTCAGGATGATGCAGAAGCACAGGCGACCGCGGAAAAAATACGCCATGCAGTCGAACAGCATATGTCTGACGTCTCAGGGCGAACAGTTCAGGTTACCACAAGCGTTGGTGTTGCACTGATTAACGAAAATGCCCCTAAAGCACAAGATCTTCTGGGTCGTTCTCATAGTGCATCCGACGATGTGAGACAGGAAGAAGGCAAAGAGAGCGGTAACGGCGTGTTAGTATATACCCCGAAAATTGCCGTTGATGACGAAGGTGGAACCACTGTATCCAGCCTGCAAAAGGCCTTGGATGACAACCGCTTTAAGCTTTTATTTCAGCCAATTATTAGTCTGCGGGGTGAAAGTGAGGAGCATTACGAAGCATTCTTGCGGATGCTCGACAATGAAGGCAACGAAGTCTCTCCTTATGATTTTCTACCGCCATCCGGGCCATCTGAAATGGCCAGTAAAATTGACCGTTGGGTAATTCTGCAAACCATCAAACACCTAAGCAGCCACCGCTCAAAAGGGCACCAGACCAAGCTGGTTTTGAACCTCACTGCCGAGACCATTCAGGATCAGACATTTATGCCCTGGCTCAGTGTCGCCTTAAAAGCCGCCAGATTACCCGGCGACTCATTGATATTCCAGTTTAACGAGTCAGATGCCATCACCTATTTAAAACAGGCCAAAGATTTCGCCAAAGGTCTGAGAGAACTTCATTGTAAAATATCTATCAGTCGCTTTGGCTGTGCGTTAAACCCATTCAATATGCTTAAGCATGTTGAGACTGATTACGTTAAGCTTGATGGCTCGTTCACCGATGAAATTCAAAAAGATGAAGAGACTCGGGAGCAAGTAAAAGAGATGATCAAAGCGCTGCAGGCGCAGGGCAAGCTAACTATCGTGCCCCTGGTTGAGAATGCCTCGATCTTATCAACCCTCTGGCAGGCCGGCGTTAACTACATTCAGGGTTATTACTTGCAGCCACCAGCTGCAGAAATGAACTACGATTTTAGTGAAGAGTAG
- the serB gene encoding phosphoserine phosphatase SerB, which translates to MSEIVLINVSGQDKPGLTSEITEIMAQYQIRILDIGQAVIHDHLTWGILIELPKEQSSSPLLKDLLFKMHELGLPVRFEPVSKEEYENWVKGKGKARYIVTLLSRSITADQIAQVSKVTAQNGLNIDNISRLSSRPPVEIDENESQACIEFSVRGTPPDLDQLRAQFLQIASDMNVDIAFQEDSVFRRNRRLVVFDMDSTLIDAEVIDELAKEAGVGDQVVAITEQAMRGEIDFTESFARRVALLKGLDESVLANVAARLQLTEGAERLIGTLKGLGYKTAILSGGFTYFANNLKQKLGIDYVYANELEIENGKVTGRVTGQVVDGARKAQLLLEIAEKENIQQQQVIAVGDGANDLPMLSKAGLGVAFRAKPLVKESAKHSISTLGLDGILYLIGFRDRETE; encoded by the coding sequence GTGAGCGAAATAGTATTAATAAATGTATCGGGCCAGGATAAGCCAGGGCTAACCTCTGAAATTACTGAAATAATGGCTCAGTATCAGATCAGGATTTTGGATATTGGGCAGGCGGTTATTCATGATCACCTGACATGGGGAATCCTGATAGAGCTGCCTAAAGAGCAGTCGTCCTCGCCTTTGTTGAAAGACTTGTTGTTCAAAATGCATGAGTTGGGGCTTCCTGTTCGTTTTGAGCCAGTATCTAAAGAAGAGTATGAGAACTGGGTGAAAGGTAAAGGTAAAGCACGTTACATTGTTACGCTGCTTTCGCGCTCAATTACAGCGGATCAGATTGCTCAGGTATCAAAGGTAACCGCTCAGAACGGTTTGAATATTGATAATATCTCTCGTTTATCGAGCCGCCCTCCCGTCGAAATAGATGAAAACGAAAGCCAGGCGTGCATAGAGTTCTCTGTTCGCGGGACGCCGCCGGATCTCGATCAGCTACGCGCCCAGTTTCTCCAAATAGCGTCTGATATGAATGTTGATATTGCGTTTCAGGAAGACTCTGTTTTTCGCCGTAATCGCCGATTAGTGGTGTTTGATATGGACTCCACACTCATCGATGCGGAGGTTATCGATGAGCTGGCCAAGGAAGCGGGCGTCGGTGATCAGGTCGTTGCAATAACCGAGCAGGCGATGAGAGGTGAAATTGATTTTACCGAAAGTTTTGCGCGTCGAGTAGCGCTGCTTAAGGGGTTGGATGAGTCGGTACTTGCTAACGTTGCAGCACGACTACAGCTGACAGAAGGGGCTGAAAGGCTCATTGGTACGCTCAAGGGGCTCGGTTACAAAACGGCCATTTTATCAGGCGGCTTTACTTACTTTGCGAACAACCTGAAACAAAAACTCGGTATCGACTACGTGTATGCCAATGAGCTGGAAATTGAAAACGGGAAAGTCACAGGGCGAGTGACAGGGCAGGTTGTTGATGGTGCCCGTAAAGCTCAGTTGTTGCTCGAAATTGCTGAAAAAGAAAATATTCAACAACAGCAGGTAATTGCAGTCGGTGACGGAGCAAATGATCTACCTATGCTGAGTAAAGCAGGTTTGGGTGTTGCTTTCAGAGCTAAGCCGTTGGTGAAAGAAAGTGCCAAGCACTCCATTTCAACCTTAGGGCTTGACGGGATCCTATATCTGATTGGCTTCAGAGATAGAGAGACTGAGTAA